The proteins below are encoded in one region of Gammaproteobacteria bacterium:
- a CDS encoding 2-isopropylmalate synthase, translated as MARITVFDTTLRDGEQSPGCTMTPSEKLRMAHQLEELGVDVIEAGFPIASDTDFDAVGTIAREIREPVIAALARATAGDIDRAGHAVKGARRSRIHTFIATSDIHLERKLGIGREECLERAAAAVERACRFTDDVEFSAEDATRTDLDFLCAVITAAVEAGATTVNIPDTVGYTFPAEFRDTLRELVARVPGLGDEVVLSVHCHDDLGLAVANSLAGLDAGARQIECTINGIGERAGNASLEEIVMALKVRADINEHFTEVNAEKLYPTSRLLSETIGVMPQPNKAIVGDNAFAHAAGIHQHGMLSDRATYEIMTPETVGAPPTQLVLGKHSGRHALRHRYEKLGHDLTDEEMAEASRYCTDLAERRIDVTDEALLSILRRIKGEEGESRVQGRSADRAYR; from the coding sequence ATGGCCAGGATCACGGTCTTCGACACCACTCTGAGAGACGGCGAACAGTCCCCGGGCTGTACCATGACCCCGTCCGAGAAGCTTCGCATGGCGCACCAGCTCGAGGAGTTGGGCGTGGATGTGATCGAGGCGGGGTTCCCGATCGCCTCCGACACCGATTTCGACGCGGTCGGGACCATCGCACGCGAGATCCGCGAGCCGGTGATCGCCGCGCTGGCGCGGGCCACCGCGGGCGACATCGACCGGGCCGGGCACGCGGTGAAGGGAGCACGCCGGTCGCGCATCCACACCTTCATCGCGACATCGGACATCCATCTCGAGCGCAAGCTCGGCATCGGGCGCGAGGAGTGCCTGGAGCGGGCGGCGGCGGCGGTCGAGCGCGCCTGCCGCTTCACCGACGACGTGGAGTTCAGCGCCGAGGACGCCACCCGCACCGATCTCGACTTCCTGTGCGCCGTGATCACCGCGGCGGTGGAGGCGGGCGCCACCACGGTGAACATCCCGGACACGGTCGGCTACACCTTCCCGGCCGAGTTCCGCGACACCCTGCGCGAGCTGGTGGCCAGGGTGCCCGGCCTGGGCGACGAGGTGGTGCTCTCGGTGCACTGCCACGACGACCTGGGGCTCGCGGTGGCCAACAGCCTGGCGGGGCTCGACGCCGGGGCGCGGCAGATCGAGTGCACCATCAACGGCATCGGCGAGCGCGCGGGCAACGCATCGCTCGAGGAGATCGTGATGGCGCTCAAGGTGCGCGCCGACATCAACGAGCACTTCACCGAGGTCAACGCCGAGAAGCTCTATCCGACAAGCCGCCTGCTGAGCGAGACCATCGGCGTCATGCCGCAGCCCAACAAGGCGATCGTGGGCGACAACGCCTTCGCGCACGCCGCGGGCATCCACCAGCACGGCATGCTGAGCGACCGGGCCACCTACGAGATCATGACCCCGGAAACGGTGGGCGCGCCTCCGACGCAGCTCGTGCTGGGCAAGCACTCAGGGCGGCACGCGCTGCGCCACCGCTACGAGAAGCTCGGGCACGACCTTACCGACGAGGAGATGGCCGAGGCGTCCCGCTACTGCACCGATCTCGCGGAGCGCCGCATCGACGTGACCGACGAAGCCCTGCTTTCGATCCTGCGCAGGATCAAGGGCGAGGAGGGCGAGTCGCGGGTCCAGGGCAGATCGGCGGACCGGGCCTACAGGTAG
- the ilvD gene encoding dihydroxy-acid dehydratase has translation MKPRQLPLRSQALVAGRDRAAARSMLRAVGMEDDDFSRPLIAIANTWTDTTPCNAHLRDLADSVRQGIREAGGMPLEVNTIAISDGITMGTEGMKASLVSRELVADSIELVGDAYGFDGVVAISGCDKTIPGTVMALARLDLPSLMLYGGSIQPGRYRGRDVTIQDVFEGIGACAAGRISEEDLDELERAACPGAGSCGGQFTANTMATVFEAMGISPMGSGSVPATDPAKAGVARDCGRLAVDLVRRGVTARDILTREAMTNGVTLAVATGGSTNAVLHLLAVAREAGVELELEDFDRISARTPVIADMKPWGRFVATDMHAAGGVRLLAARLLGAGLLDGGAATVTGRTVAEEAALAAEAVGQEVVSSVEDPVKPHGGLLILKGNLAPDGCVLKVAGPERGHHSGPARVFDCEEDAFEAVQAGGISAGDVVVIRGEGPRGGPGMREMLAVTAALTGAGLGPSVGLLTDGRFSGATHGLMVGHVAPEAVDGGPIAAVRDGDTVTFDVAARTLSVDLTDNEIRERASAWRPSAQSANGSATGVMRKYARLVASASEGAVTNRA, from the coding sequence ATGAAGCCGCGGCAACTGCCCCTCCGCAGCCAGGCGCTGGTCGCCGGGCGGGACCGCGCGGCGGCGCGCTCCATGCTGCGCGCGGTCGGCATGGAGGACGACGACTTCTCCAGGCCGCTGATCGCGATCGCCAACACCTGGACCGACACCACGCCGTGCAACGCCCACCTGCGCGACCTGGCCGACTCCGTGCGGCAGGGGATCCGCGAGGCGGGGGGGATGCCGCTCGAGGTCAACACCATCGCCATCTCGGACGGGATCACGATGGGGACCGAGGGCATGAAGGCCTCGCTGGTGAGCCGGGAGCTGGTCGCGGATTCGATCGAGCTGGTGGGGGACGCCTACGGGTTCGACGGCGTGGTGGCCATCTCCGGATGCGACAAGACCATCCCGGGCACGGTGATGGCGCTGGCGCGCCTGGATCTGCCCAGCCTGATGCTCTACGGAGGGTCGATCCAACCGGGCCGCTACCGGGGGCGCGACGTCACCATCCAGGACGTGTTCGAGGGGATCGGGGCGTGCGCGGCCGGCCGCATCAGCGAGGAGGACCTGGACGAGCTGGAGCGCGCGGCGTGCCCGGGCGCGGGCTCGTGCGGCGGGCAGTTCACCGCCAACACCATGGCGACCGTCTTCGAGGCGATGGGCATCTCGCCGATGGGGAGCGGCTCGGTGCCGGCCACCGATCCGGCCAAGGCGGGGGTCGCGCGCGACTGCGGCCGTCTGGCGGTCGACCTGGTGCGGCGCGGGGTGACGGCCCGCGACATCCTCACGCGCGAGGCGATGACCAACGGGGTCACCCTGGCGGTGGCCACCGGCGGGTCGACCAACGCGGTGCTGCACCTGCTGGCGGTCGCGCGCGAGGCCGGGGTGGAGCTCGAGCTGGAGGACTTCGACCGCATCAGCGCGCGCACGCCGGTGATCGCGGACATGAAGCCGTGGGGCCGCTTCGTCGCGACCGACATGCACGCGGCCGGCGGGGTGCGGCTGCTGGCGGCCCGCCTGCTGGGCGCGGGGCTGCTCGACGGCGGCGCGGCTACGGTCACCGGGCGCACGGTGGCGGAGGAGGCGGCGCTGGCGGCCGAGGCGGTCGGGCAGGAGGTGGTTTCGTCCGTGGAGGACCCGGTGAAGCCGCACGGTGGGCTGCTCATCCTGAAGGGCAACCTGGCGCCCGACGGCTGCGTGCTGAAGGTGGCCGGCCCCGAGCGCGGCCACCACAGCGGCCCGGCGCGGGTGTTCGACTGTGAGGAGGACGCGTTCGAGGCGGTGCAGGCGGGTGGAATATCCGCCGGGGACGTCGTGGTGATCCGGGGGGAGGGGCCGCGCGGCGGGCCCGGCATGCGGGAGATGCTGGCGGTCACGGCGGCGCTCACCGGGGCGGGGCTGGGGCCCTCGGTGGGGCTGCTCACCGACGGCCGCTTCTCGGGCGCCACCCACGGGCTGATGGTCGGCCACGTCGCGCCCGAGGCGGTGGACGGCGGACCCATCGCGGCCGTGCGGGACGGCGACACCGTCACTTTCGACGTGGCGGCGCGCACCCTGTCGGTGGACCTGACCGACAACGAGATCCGCGAGCGGGCCAGCGCCTGGCGCCCGTCCGCGCAGTCGGCCAACGGCTCCGCCACCGGGGTCATGCGCAAGTACGCGCGCCTGGTCGCCTCCGCGTCCGAGGGCGCGGTCACCAACCGGGCATGA
- the leuC gene encoding 3-isopropylmalate dehydratase large subunit, translating into MNARPTTLFEKVWEQHVVRREEGRPDLIYIDLHLVHEVTSPQAFAGLNAAGRAVRRPERTLATVDHNVPTTHRSLPVADPVATRQIEALRENAAEHGITLYDMGHERQGIVHVIGPELGATQPGMTIVCGDSHTSTHGAFGAIAFGIGTSQVEHVLATQCLLMERPRSMEVRYRGRLGPGLTAKDLILHTIGRIGVAGGAGHVVEYRGEAIRALSMEGRMTVCNMSIEAGARAGMIAPDQTTFEYLRGRPRAPAGEAFDQAVARWSTLRTDRGARFDRVVEVDLAGLEPQVTWGTNPGMVVPVSGRVPDPADLTDPDSRATAERALSYMGLEPGTPMQDIELDRVFIGSCTNSRIEDLREAARVARGSKVSPRVQALVVPGSTAVKAAAEAEGLDRVFRDAGFEWRESGCSMCLGMNDDIAGPGERCASTSNRNFEGRQGRGARTHLVSPAMAAAAAVAGRFTDVRSQA; encoded by the coding sequence ATGAACGCCCGACCCACCACCCTGTTCGAGAAGGTCTGGGAGCAGCACGTCGTGCGCCGGGAAGAGGGGCGCCCCGACCTCATCTACATCGACCTGCACCTGGTGCACGAGGTCACGTCGCCGCAGGCCTTCGCGGGGCTGAACGCGGCCGGCCGCGCGGTTCGCCGCCCGGAGCGCACCCTGGCCACCGTCGACCACAACGTGCCCACCACCCACCGCTCCCTCCCGGTCGCCGACCCGGTGGCGACCCGCCAGATCGAGGCGCTCCGCGAGAACGCCGCCGAGCACGGGATCACCCTGTACGACATGGGCCACGAGCGGCAGGGCATCGTGCACGTGATCGGCCCCGAACTGGGCGCGACCCAGCCCGGCATGACCATCGTGTGCGGCGATAGCCACACCTCCACCCACGGCGCCTTCGGGGCGATCGCCTTCGGGATCGGCACCTCGCAGGTCGAGCACGTGCTCGCCACCCAGTGCCTGCTCATGGAGCGCCCGCGCAGCATGGAGGTGCGCTACCGCGGGCGCCTGGGGCCGGGACTCACCGCCAAGGACCTGATCCTCCACACCATCGGCCGCATCGGGGTGGCGGGGGGTGCGGGCCACGTGGTGGAATACCGCGGCGAGGCGATCCGCGCGCTCTCCATGGAGGGCCGCATGACCGTGTGCAACATGTCCATCGAGGCGGGTGCGCGCGCCGGCATGATCGCGCCCGACCAGACCACCTTTGAGTATCTGCGCGGGCGCCCGCGCGCGCCTGCGGGCGAGGCCTTCGACCAGGCGGTGGCGCGCTGGTCGACCCTGCGCACCGACCGGGGCGCGCGCTTCGACCGGGTGGTGGAGGTCGACCTGGCCGGCCTGGAGCCGCAGGTGACGTGGGGGACCAACCCCGGCATGGTGGTCCCCGTCTCCGGGCGGGTCCCCGACCCGGCCGACCTCACCGACCCGGACAGCCGGGCCACCGCCGAGCGAGCGCTCTCGTACATGGGGCTCGAGCCCGGCACGCCCATGCAGGACATCGAGCTCGACCGCGTCTTCATCGGCTCGTGCACCAACTCCCGCATCGAGGACCTGCGCGAGGCGGCGCGGGTCGCGCGCGGAAGCAAGGTGAGCCCGCGCGTGCAGGCCCTGGTGGTGCCCGGCTCCACCGCGGTGAAGGCGGCCGCCGAAGCCGAGGGCCTCGACCGCGTCTTCCGCGACGCCGGCTTCGAGTGGCGCGAGTCCGGCTGCTCCATGTGCCTGGGGATGAACGACGACATCGCGGGGCCCGGCGAACGCTGCGCCTCCACCTCCAACCGCAACTTCGAGGGCCGGCAGGGCAGGGGGGCGCGCACCCACCTGGTGAGTCCAGCGATGGCTGCGGCCGCCGCCGTGGCGGGCCGCTTCACCGACGTGAGGAGCCAGGCGTGA
- the ilvC gene encoding ketol-acid reductoisomerase has product MSEATMGSNGASTELLQGRSVAVIGYGSQGHAHALNLRDSGADVVVGLYEGSSSADKARADGLGVASVADAAAGATVVSILIPDTIQRDVYEAEIEGHLNAGDTLVFAHGFNVHYGEIVAPEHTDVILIAPKSPGNRVREEFVAGRGVPALYGVHQDATGGATEFARAYAAGLGCARAGILETTFAAETETDLFGEQAVLCGGFTALVQAGFETLVEAGYDPALAYFECLHELKLIVDLAYAHGISGMRREVSDTAEYGDYVSGPRVVGDASRAAMKEILADVQSGAFARQWIEEARGGREAFDRMRVEGAEHPIETVGRKLRSHMAWL; this is encoded by the coding sequence ATGAGCGAGGCGACGATGGGAAGCAACGGGGCTTCCACCGAACTCCTTCAGGGACGGTCCGTGGCCGTCATCGGCTACGGCAGCCAGGGGCATGCGCACGCCCTGAACCTGCGGGACTCGGGAGCCGACGTCGTGGTGGGTCTCTACGAGGGAAGTTCGTCCGCGGACAAGGCGCGGGCCGACGGGCTCGGGGTGGCCTCCGTCGCCGACGCCGCGGCCGGGGCCACGGTCGTCTCGATTCTCATTCCCGACACGATCCAGCGGGACGTGTACGAGGCCGAGATCGAAGGGCACCTGAACGCCGGGGATACCCTCGTCTTCGCCCACGGCTTCAACGTGCACTACGGCGAGATCGTGGCGCCGGAGCATACCGACGTCATCCTCATCGCGCCCAAGTCGCCGGGGAACCGCGTGCGCGAGGAGTTCGTCGCGGGGCGCGGGGTGCCGGCGCTCTACGGGGTCCATCAGGATGCCACCGGCGGCGCGACCGAATTCGCGCGGGCGTATGCGGCGGGGCTGGGATGCGCGCGCGCGGGCATCCTCGAGACCACCTTCGCGGCGGAAACCGAGACCGATCTGTTCGGGGAGCAGGCGGTACTGTGCGGGGGCTTCACCGCGCTGGTGCAGGCCGGCTTCGAGACGCTGGTGGAAGCCGGCTACGACCCCGCCCTCGCCTACTTCGAGTGCCTGCACGAGCTGAAGCTGATCGTGGATCTGGCGTACGCGCACGGCATCTCGGGGATGCGCCGCGAGGTCAGCGACACCGCCGAGTACGGCGACTACGTCAGCGGTCCGCGGGTCGTGGGCGATGCCTCGCGGGCGGCGATGAAGGAGATCCTGGCGGATGTCCAGTCCGGAGCCTTTGCGCGCCAGTGGATCGAGGAAGCGCGCGGCGGACGCGAGGCGTTCGACCGCATGCGGGTGGAAGGCGCCGAGCATCCCATCGAGACGGTGGGCAGAAAGCTGCGGTCGCACATGGCCTGGCTTTAG
- the leuD gene encoding 3-isopropylmalate dehydratase small subunit, translated as MQPLRRVEGIVAPLDRADVDTDQIIPKQFLKRVERAGYGQFLFNDWRFHPDGSPRADFVLNQPGHAGAAILAAGRNFGCGSSREHAAWSIADYGFRVVIAPSFADIFQANCYQNGILPLALPEQEAAGVLARAIAHPGYALTVDLEACTVADAAGWRLGFEIDDFRRRCLLEGLDDIGLTLQYESEITRFETR; from the coding sequence ATCCAGCCGCTCCGCCGCGTCGAGGGCATCGTGGCCCCGCTGGACCGCGCCGACGTCGACACCGACCAGATCATCCCCAAGCAGTTCCTGAAGCGCGTCGAGCGTGCGGGCTACGGGCAGTTCCTCTTCAACGACTGGCGCTTCCACCCCGACGGCTCCCCGCGCGCCGATTTCGTCCTCAACCAGCCCGGACACGCCGGGGCCGCCATCCTCGCGGCGGGGCGGAACTTCGGCTGCGGCTCCTCGCGCGAACATGCCGCCTGGTCGATCGCCGACTACGGCTTCCGGGTCGTGATCGCGCCCAGCTTCGCGGACATCTTCCAGGCCAACTGCTACCAGAACGGCATCCTGCCGCTGGCGCTGCCTGAACAGGAAGCAGCTGGGGTGCTGGCCCGCGCCATCGCGCATCCCGGCTACGCGCTCACCGTCGACCTGGAAGCGTGCACCGTCGCCGACGCAGCCGGATGGCGCCTCGGGTTCGAGATCGACGACTTCCGGCGCCGGTGCCTGCTCGAAGGCCTCGACGACATCGGCCTCACGCTGCAATACGAAAGCGAGATCACCCGCTTCGAGACCCGTTGA